ctTTAATGTCTACTCATATGGGTTACTTGCCTTATCTTGAAACTCCCTGAAGAACTATGTGCTGGGCTAGATTGGCTTTCTTTGTACGCTGGTTATGGTTTAGAGAAATGTCCTTGTGTTGCCCTTTCTCATAATTAggttagtttgtttttgttctcGTCGACTGTTCACACTATTCGCagttttcaaaaagaaaaagatgataaaatgagaaaaataacGCTGACATTTATTCAAGCAAGCTACACCAAGTATATGTGGTGTGGCGTCAAGTTCCTCCACCCGCCCTGGTTTGGTTttgatatgaaaatttgttgtaGTTGCTTTTGTTGTTCGTCTTTTCTTATCTGTTTGTCAGATTAACCTTGACAGGGGACTGGCGGTCAATTAGGGAATACAATATGtggtatttgttgtagttgtctgctgttgttatttttgtaataaaatattactatttcTCACAATATACATAAACTGTTTCGGTagaattttgcaaaattaataaaaaaaatttactttgttaacaaataaattgtaatgaaaacttgtttttccaaaaaatccatAGGGCGTTTTATTAAACAACTTTtcttaatcgatttttatttacatatgtattttgttttcttggAAATACActaacaacaatttaatttattgcaatttcaTGATTAAGcataaaacttttcatttcattctTGCATATTTACAAGCACAAGTACTTTTCTTTTGttgtattaattattttaattatttttttattctatgcTGCAgacatttgttgttattgtatttgtttattattctatttatatttgttgtcaattatttatttttgcagtcGTTCTTCATTGGAATCCACTAGAATCTTTAACtttttgttaaacttaaaatttaaacaaactttaaatcACGTTTCTGagctttttttgttaaatattctgAACTTGTTGTAATTATAATTGATGTTACTACGAATTGCTTAATTTATCTAGaagttttgcaaataatttgcaaatttatttagcaaaaattcaatttattaagaaactttcacgtacttttttttatttttgagtaaaAGTTGTCAGTTTAAACGTCATAACTGTCAATTTGACAATTAGCTTTTTAAACGAGACTCGTTTGAGAGAGAAATTTGAAAGATTTTAGTGGTGTCTACATAAGCAAAAcattgaaatataaattatgttaattgttaaaaaaaaatataacatttgtaattgaattaaataataataaagtttcAGTAACCTCTTAGTTGAAAGATactgtaattttatttcaaacatctaatttgtatttttagcgTTTTTCTGGTTACTCTCCTAAACATATTCTCTCTGTTTACATTACACAGCTGTGAGGGCGTTATTACACTTTGTCAGCATGTAGCAACGCCCCGGTAAATTTCTTATCAGTTAATTACATCTGGCTTTTGACATATTTACATTAGACTTGGAAATCAAAAGTAAAATGTGTgaattttctgttaaaattgTACTGACCGATATTGAGGGTACCACCACCTCTATTAGTTTTGTTAAGGtaactttatttaataaatattaaagacaATAACATAAACATGCCATTTATCTCCATCATAGGATACTTTGTTTCCCTTTGCCAAAGAACACACTGAAAAATATCTACAGGAAACATGTGAAACTGCACAAACCCAGACTGTTATCAAGGACCTAATGAATTTGCCACAATATAAAGAATTCTTGAAAGAAACAAACTCCAGTAATGATGGGGCTGTggatattaagaaaataagtcaatttgttaaatatttaatagacAAAGACTTGAAATTGGGACCACTTAAGACTCTGCAAGGCTTTGTCTGGTCGGAGGGCTATAGAAGTGGTACCATCAAGGGACAGTAAGTATTAAATAGCTTCATAACATAAACATGCTAAACTAATACATAATCTAGTGTTTATCCAGATGTACCAGCTGCATTTAAACGTTGGCAAGATGCTGGCATCCGTGTAGCCATCTATTCAAGCGGCAGCATTAAGGCACAACAACTTTTATTTCGTCAAACGGAATATGGTAATCTTTTGCCTTATATCGCGGGACATTTTGACACCACCAGTGGCCACAAACAGGAAAAACAATCGTATGTTAATATTGCTCAAGCTATAGATGTTGATCCCAATGATATTTTATTCTTAACAGATATTGTGAAAGGTAATCAAGTGTATTctttaataaatacattttttaatcattattttgttttaccaTTGCAGAGGCTGAAGCTGCCCGTTTGGCTGGTTATCAAACAGCCATACTTTCTAGACCCGGTAATGGACCTCTTACTGACGATGACAAATCTCAATTTACCATTCTAAATGATTTTGAATCTCTAAAAGTTATTGCTAAATAaaagacatttttataaaaaaaaacatttaataaaattggaaaattctatatttattaAGTAGGGTGATAACCGGGCACTCATCATTGGTAAATGGGATATGGGCACACAGGACTTTTGTAGGTTGTGCGAGGATATTGAGGAACTGGAAAAAGTGGAAATATTCTGTGTAACTGTCCAAAACTACAGGGTCTCAGGCAAAAATGGCTAGGGTATTTACCTTTCCATGATAAACTGAGGGATATAGCTAGATATGATCTAGGAAATCTATTAGGCTTTGTCAGGGAAATAGGCTGGGCGAAATTGCAATAACTTTATATAACTcataatacatatgtaaattttaGTTACTGGCATTGTTGCTACTACCAGAAAGACATACGATATCGAATGAAAatctattgaaatcaatatcAAAGGATGTAATTTGCCTCCTAATTAAAAAGGTTTGAtgaattatttctttattacaCGTTTTATACACTTTAACTACAAAAATGCTCTATCCAAACTTGACAACTCATCGCCACTATCCAACTCTACTCTGCCAAAATTTCTATCATCATCTTTTGCCGGCTTCGCCTCAGTTCTCAGCATATTATTGGAATTCTTTTTCCTTAGACATTTCATTGATTGTTGAGTATTTGTACTGTGATTTGAATTACGTGATTGAGATTTTGTTCCATTACCGCCACTGCCATAAATTTTACGCAATGTATTTAATTTGTGAGACATATTGGCTCGTGATTCCGTTTGTACTCTGAAGGTATTGGGAGAAGTGTCAAAATGTTCACCATCCAAAGCCGAAGAAGAACTAAGAAATAAACTACGTCTGCAACTGTGACTACGTGATGAATGCTTTTTACGTCTGCTACGCTGTTGATTCGATTGACACATATGACGTCGTCCTTCTTTTTGACAGGCATGCGATAGTTTACCCACATGAGGACCCCAATAGGTGGCACCCTCTAGTAGTAGAGGAGCGGATTTGACACGTTGTCGCATTATTTCCATATTCAGTTCATATTCACGTTGCTGCAGAGCTTGTTCCGCTTTACGTGTGGCCAAACGTAGTTGAAGTATCTCCTTGTGGGTTTCACTGGagaaaaataatcgattttgaaTATAAGAGAATTAATTAATGCAATAAAGTATTAATTCAGtactaaaaatttcaacaatttaatccCTATAACCATTCCTaacataacaaattatttagcttcattccaaggattttgtttgaatataattcattcatttgtgtgattaaattgttgttaattcaaatccaatacaaatatttgttcttcatttttaaaatgaattgaaaaaaatggatttcaattaaagaaatattgaatgaTTCTCAAAGGAATTAATTCAATACGTTTGAAGTTGTAAGGAATTATGGAATTAATTTgtaatgaattatttaatgCAATGGTTAAGAgatgaaaattaatttgattttgaattaagaattaattattttggaCCTTTTAAGAGAAatgtattttaattgatttgaaCTCACTTGAATGATAATGTTTTCCAGGCAGGTGTTTTACGAACTTCCCAATCAAATTGTGGTGTGGTATCATGATAGGTACAGTTATTTTTAAGTTCTTTCACTTTTTTCTTCGAACTTTCCACCCTTAAAGTGGCAGCTAGGTTGGGACGGGCAACAGGATGTACGGGAGATGGTGTAGAATGCTGTAAAGAAAGTTTTTAAGAGTGACAAGCATTAATTGACCagtaaaaaatagaaatacCTTAATAGAACCCTCCTTTTTATGCGAATCCAAATCGAACAAGGTAAAAGGCATTTTGTATTCCTCATTTTTACAGCGTTTTTGTTTCGATTTCTTTTTTCCCTGCATACGATCACTAGACTGTTCGGTGCTTGGCGAATCTACAACTATTTTTGGTATTCtaatgaatagaaaatatacaccaattttatattgtttgaagacatttcgaacttaattttatttaccctGCAGTCTCCGTTTTTGCATTCTCTTGAAAATAATTACTTAATTTTGAGGTGTCCCTTAAAGCAGTACTATCTCCTTTAAATGATAAATACTccaaagttttgtttttctttcttaattCTATAAGTTCCATTGGTTCCGTTATGGAGTGTAAATCATTAAATGATAATGATTTACGTAAATGTTCACGTAATTGCGACGTAAATGTTGTTCGAACAGGTACTCTGCAAGTATAAAGAGAATTGTTTAGAAAAACTaggacaaaacaataaaaatatttgggtTATCTTTAAATGGGAAAGAAAGTTGATATAATCTTCGATCCATGTTCTTTATATGCCAACCACTGTTCACTTACTTTTCCGATGTTTTCTTATTGTCATCCTGCGGCTTACTAAAGAACTCCTTCGAAGAGCATCTAGTAAATGATCGGGATTCATGACGATTTAAAGAAGTCATTGGTCTTTTAAACTCTGCCTCGAATTCCTGAAGAGACTTTTTAAAACCTTCAACTTCCTCATCTAAATCTTTTTTagaactgaaaataaaaatcataattaaaaTGAACTCTttaattaagcaaaaataaataaacaacctTTTAGAAAGAGAAACATTGCGCGTTTTTGTTCTAGTAGCTTCATGGCAGTTCTCATGCCTTTGAGTATTTAGAAACTCCTGCACAAAATCTGATTCCTGGGCTTCAAAGCATTTTATATTATTAGGATTTCCCTtagattttttcttctttttagattttttagacTTTTTATTACGACTACCGCCCAGCTGACTATTGGAGGATGTTAAAGAAGATGAAGTTGTGGTAGTACTGCAACGATCTTCGACCAAGCAACTAGTTTTAACTTTCAACTCTCGACAAGTTGATCTTAATGTATCCAAAGTAGAATAGAATTCTTCACCACTTAAATGGTTCAAATCTCTATAATCTTTAGtatgaaaaatatatgaaaatattaaatctttAAGGATAATTGTTGTAATTTACAAACCTGGTATGCTGTCGTAAAGTTTCGCCAATGATCTGATACCACCACAAGACCATTTATGCTCTCTTTCCGTTGTACTACAGTGTTTTGTGGTGATAATAGAAGCTTTTGAGCTGTTTGGTGTGGCTGCAGCACGTTccaaatatattttggatctGCTGTAAACAGGAGCTGGACAATTGTTACATGGATCTATAGGTACTTTTAAGCAGGTATTCAAATAAGCTCTACCAATATGAGAAGTCatgttaatactttttttattaataatgatttattttaaaatatctacaaGTCCACTTTAATAAATGTTGTCCTTTTTTGAAAGTatcgttttctattttttcctTTTGCTTTATCAATATTGTATTCTTTATTTACGTTGCCAAGGACAACAGTTGTTATTGTTTACCTAATTTTTTGATAGAATTTATGTTATTCTACCCCATCAGAATTTTATTGTGGTATAACTTTCACATTGCTGAAGACTGTGAAGGCAGTTATGTGTACGTTGTATATATGGTGGTAATGGTATATAATATTTGTCGTGTCATTTATAATTAATCGAATTGTAATTAATACTAAAACAAGTGGATTCATTGGTCCACCTGTCCTGTGATGTATCATATAGTTTCTCTTGAGTAATCACCTTACAGTTTGTAGTGAAATACCAGAAGATTCGATCGATTACCTTTTTACTCATCATCGCTCGCATTTTGGCCAAACCTAGATGTTGCTACCTAAACAATAAGAAAGCTCttgcttaaaaataaataggctaAAAGTAGTACAAAAGTTTCATATCTTACTAAACAGAACCTTAAGAATATATTGGAATTTCAGTCACCCGATCTTTTAGCCTCATTGTAGAGTAGAGTTTGAAGACCACCATGGAGACCGTCCCTTTCCTCTACGTGTAGAGGGTGCGCACATTTGCGCCGTAGCTTCATTGATAGACCTTATGAACTTATCCATAGCTCTTCCGATGTCTCCAATGTAATTTATCAAAGGGGGTGATTGAAGGAGCTCCCATCCAAATAAACCAGATAACTTTTTTATGCTCTTTAATTGAATTGTTAAGAGATCGAatttaattcgattttttttaattgaatatgaaattaatatttttaagcttttgacttgttatttctGTGTAAAtctggccacacacggaatgatttggtcgcctgatttgtgattgaaaattttcaattacttgtgattttgttgACGCACAGCCCCATTAACAAGTCGAACACGAAAAAATCGTACTTAACACGTTTTGGCAGCTTAACACGTTTTGGCCCAAACTGTCATTAAAAGCTGTTTTTTTATCCACTGGCTATCATGCAACAAAAGTGACCAGACTGGAGCAGAATAACTGGCCAATGCCAGGAGTTTTCGGTTAGCGCTTTGAGGTCCTTATTTCTACTTCGTAATTTATGTGTGATTAAAGTGACGTGATGAAATGAAAACGCGATGAAAGTCAACTTCAAATTTTTCAGGTTATTTACTGTAGGAATGTGTAAGTCAGTGACTATGTCGCCTAGGGTTGAGATTTATTTTTGCAGTGATGGAGTTGTAAAATTGAGCGATTCAAAAATCATTATACCACTATCTGTATGCCTCTTCTGGATACAATTAGATTTGGTAGCAATGGCAACACTTAACAAATCGCTAGAATTACCGTTAATAGCTAATATACTTATTCCCCCGCTAAATTGATTTCGAAATCGCTAAGTTTGACCAAACAATAGCTAAATTACCACACTGCTCAAATGATACTTGTCAAATGTTCAGCGATTTTTTTGTTGTCAGTTGTTTTGTGATTTCCAGCTGGTGTGTTCGTCATTTTGcggataaaaataataaaagtgttaaaaagtttttgtaaaacaattagatataatttttcatttttgaatttaattgctcgacgaaaaaaaaaaacagaaaataattagTGACCAAGCAATTTTAACATCTTTCACTTTGTATGCTAACGTGTTAAGTGTTAGCGAACacgtaatataaatttaaattacgaaagttttaaggaaattaTTAAACTGaagttataaaaactttatcgaaaaaacccaaataaacaaaatgcgATTTTACGCAGTTGGCGCAACAGTTGCGCTCCTGTTAATTATACAAGCTGCTGCTGGACAAGATGCTAATGTCGAGGTAAGTTGTTAATTATTTGAACTCAACTCAATATTCGGGTccatttattttggaatctaaatgctaatttaatcaatttattacTTATAAACATGCCTGCTAATGctttaactaaacaaaaaaatctgtTGGAATAATCCATGCAAATAGAGGTTGAtgtcattttaatttatttatttatttacttatttttaacaacaaacaaacattaaatCTGGAATGGGAAAAGAAGAGTGCATGTGTGAGTGAGTGATTGATTTGAGAATTTGTgaataataatttgaaatttcactGATTGGTGGATTTGATGTGATTACTAATAATAGCAATGCAGCTGATTTTATTTCTCATTCtaagaaattaaatatgtaaattcaaAATCTCATTTAATATGTAATTGGCAGCAGCTAATTCgcacataaaatattaaaatgtactTGAGAATTATTCGTTGgtctatttataataatttacgtttttactttttccatttatttactttttgaatttgcaACTAGTCAtcataaaaacttttctttgttTTGCTTTGGAGGTTATGTTTTTACTTGctgctgtttttgtttatttacttgtttttgctATTTCCTAGATGAAATTTGTAAACAAtgccaattttatttattttcttatcttTCTCTCCAGCAAGTAGAATCAAGTACTTTAAgccattttgtttgtttatttcttcgTTCGTCTTTGTTTATAagtttgtttttgctgttgttattgttaagtTATTacttatcattttaaaaatatcatttgaAATTTGTGACACAAATTCTTTTTAATATCATAGATTAGAATGTCATTAGTATGTTCATCATATTTCACACCCTATATTTGAgttattaaagttaaatttcatacccaGTTACGTTGGCGATATTTGAAAGTTTATTTCGTCTGACTTTATTTTAAACGCAACAATTATTTGATGAAGTCAGTATCCAAAATGAGTCCACACTGAGGCTGGTACTTCCAACAAGATAATAATTGAAAACCTATTGTGACCGCTATAATGGTATGCTTTTTGTTTAATGCTCTAAAAGAACATCATTCTCCTACCCAGTAGACTAAATTTCACTGCGGCTCCAAAAAAGCTCGGCTCTCAACCGACTAAAATATTATTCATAGAGTAACAttgagacgagacgtaattgtcaaaaatctaactcttgcaacaacaaaatacatgctagtcaatgtattttgttgttgtatcaagcATATGATTTATTGTATAATtactagagtttttcttttcccgcactttttcatttcccgggaaatcgggattcGTTTTGAAATTTCCCAAGATCCCGGTATTCCCGCCctgaacaaattattcaattttaagaatgtagacttcgttaaaaatctaaaaaatgatttgagttttaaaaattaattggatacaaataaaaaaatccaataaaaatttaatatgaagagataaactgactcgattttggttatatacaaactTGTCACCATTTGTCATTGTATCGGAATTTgcattagattttgttctaccttctttaaattccaattaattccgttaattcgcaaaaaataaatattttatttttttttaattttgaattggcaatgaatgttttgcttattagttaaatgaaaaatatggtaaagatgttaattaaaacttgaagaaaccccaataatattaaacaaaattaaatttcacggaaggtggttttattccaaaaatttttgttttactctgtgaaaaagctaaatatgtactaaaatacttccactttcgatcggaatagaattctgtgacattaatttttggaatattttgaataatgaacttgttatttgtctatttgtgttaaatcttttttcttccatgaa
The nucleotide sequence above comes from Calliphora vicina chromosome 1, idCalVici1.1, whole genome shotgun sequence. Encoded proteins:
- the Enoph gene encoding enolase-phosphatase E1, with the translated sequence MCEFSVKIVLTDIEGTTTSISFVKDTLFPFAKEHTEKYLQETCETAQTQTVIKDLMNLPQYKEFLKETNSSNDGAVDIKKISQFVKYLIDKDLKLGPLKTLQGFVWSEGYRSGTIKGHVYPDVPAAFKRWQDAGIRVAIYSSGSIKAQQLLFRQTEYGNLLPYIAGHFDTTSGHKQEKQSYVNIAQAIDVDPNDILFLTDIVKEAEAARLAGYQTAILSRPGNGPLTDDDKSQFTILNDFESLKVIAK
- the LOC135949035 gene encoding uncharacterized protein LOC135949035 codes for the protein MTSHIGRAYLNTCLKVPIDPCNNCPAPVYSRSKIYLERAAATPNSSKASIITTKHCSTTEREHKWSCGGIRSLAKLYDSIPDYRDLNHLSGEEFYSTLDTLRSTCRELKVKTSCLVEDRCSTTTTSSSLTSSNSQLGGSRNKKSKKSKKKKKSKGNPNNIKCFEAQESDFVQEFLNTQRHENCHEATRTKTRNVSLSKSSKKDLDEEVEGFKKSLQEFEAEFKRPMTSLNRHESRSFTRCSSKEFFSKPQDDNKKTSEKVPVRTTFTSQLREHLRKSLSFNDLHSITEPMELIELRKKNKTLEYLSFKGDSTALRDTSKLSNYFQENAKTETAGIPKIVVDSPSTEQSSDRMQGKKKSKQKRCKNEEYKMPFTLFDLDSHKKEGSIKHSTPSPVHPVARPNLAATLRVESSKKKVKELKNNCTYHDTTPQFDWEVRKTPAWKTLSFNETHKEILQLRLATRKAEQALQQREYELNMEIMRQRVKSAPLLLEGATYWGPHVGKLSHACQKEGRRHMCQSNQQRSRRKKHSSRSHSCRRSLFLSSSSALDGEHFDTSPNTFRVQTESRANMSHKLNTLRKIYGSGGNGTKSQSRNSNHSTNTQQSMKCLRKKNSNNMLRTEAKPAKDDDRNFGRVELDSGDELSSLDRAFL